In Methanofollis aquaemaris, the genomic window CGGGGCTTCGATGATCCCGACACCACGGTTGGCGGCGACGCCTTCGACTGGCGTCCGGATATCGGCCCCGGTGATGCCGGGGTCTTCGAGGAGGGCGACGGCCCGTTCGCAGGCCGAGAGGAACTCGATGTATCTCGCGATATTGTAGGCGAGCGGGGCCTGGACCACCCGGCCGAAAGCGCCCCTGTACTCGGCGAGGGCGGCATCGGCCTCAGGCGTGCCCATCGACTCCGCAATGTTCAGCCTGGCCAGCGGGCCGACGCGGTAGGCATTGCCGCCAGCAAGGCGGCAGAACTTGAGGTATGACCAGTCCTGAGAGTACTCCTCGATGTGGTTCAGGTACCCGGCGCCGGTAAAGGAGGCAGTCTCCCGGCCGTCGGGACCGAGGATCTTCACTTCACCACCGCTGAGGGCATGGACGCCGTTCTGCGCCATTCCCATAAACGATGTTTCCACCGCACCGAAGGAGGTGTCGAGCCCGTCCATCAGGCTGCGGGCAGTTTCCCAGCCCTCTCTTGCAATAGCAAGTCCGTCCTGCGCCGAGGTAAGGAGGGTCTGGCGGCGCTCCTCCGAGAGAGGCATGGACATTCCGCCAGGAATAGCGTTGCTCGGGTGGATCGGTTTGCCGCCGACGGCCTCGGTGATCCGCTGTCCCAGTTTTCTCACTTCGATCGCCTTCTTCGCGATCTCGGGCGAGTGTCTGGCCAGTCCGAGGACATTGCGTTCGGCCGCGGGGGCGTCGCCGAGGAGGAAGTCGGGCGCGGCGAGCATGAAGAAGTGGAGGGCGTGCGAATGGATGAACTGCCCGGCTAGCAGGAGGTCGCGGAGTTGTTTGCCGGTCTGCGGGGGCGCGGCCCCGAAGATCTGGTCGCAGGCCGCGGCCGCGGCCAGGTGGTGGGAGGTCGGGCAGATCCCACAGATCCTGGGGGTGATCCTGGGGGCCTCCTCGACGGCAGCGCCGAGGAGAAACTTCTCGAAGCCGCGGAGCTCGACCACATTAAAGTGGGCGCCCGCGACTTCGCCGGCATCGTCGAGTTCGATCCGCACCTGGGCGTGCCCCTCGATCCTGGTCACGGGGGAGATGGTCAGTTGCGTCACTGCGCTCCCCCCTTGACCAGGTCACGGATCTTGGAGATGTCCTTGTCCTCCATCACCAGGCTCCCGACGGTGAAGGGATACATCGTATGGGCAACATCGTAGAGTTGCTTCTCGACCTCCTTCTCGGGGAGGTCGGTGAGGTCGGCGATCCGGCGGACCATCATGTTGTAGATGTCGCGGCAGGGTTCGCGGAGAATGTCCAGGGACGGGCCATTGCACCCGTGACAGGGGACGTTGTTACGCGGGCAGGAGGCCCCGCACCGCCCGAAGGTGACCGGGCCGAGGCAAAGGTAGCCCTGGCCGAGAAGACAGGTGTCGGGCTCAGGGACTCCTTCATACCGGCGC contains:
- a CDS encoding Ni/Fe hydrogenase subunit alpha, with translation MTQLTISPVTRIEGHAQVRIELDDAGEVAGAHFNVVELRGFEKFLLGAAVEEAPRITPRICGICPTSHHLAAAAACDQIFGAAPPQTGKQLRDLLLAGQFIHSHALHFFMLAAPDFLLGDAPAAERNVLGLARHSPEIAKKAIEVRKLGQRITEAVGGKPIHPSNAIPGGMSMPLSEERRQTLLTSAQDGLAIAREGWETARSLMDGLDTSFGAVETSFMGMAQNGVHALSGGEVKILGPDGRETASFTGAGYLNHIEEYSQDWSYLKFCRLAGGNAYRVGPLARLNIAESMGTPEADAALAEYRGAFGRVVQAPLAYNIARYIEFLSACERAVALLEDPGITGADIRTPVEGVAANRGVGIIEAPRGTLIHDYTVDGDGMIEKCNLIVATCQNNYAMDRGVEDVARKVIKGGELTEEGSNKIEMVIRAYDPCISCATHAIGRMPMRIEVVRRTGNGCEVLDVTEVN